Genomic DNA from Fusarium keratoplasticum isolate Fu6.1 chromosome 2, whole genome shotgun sequence:
ACACAAACGAGAGCTCCCAGATATAGAGGTGGAGGTCTCCCTGAAAGATGCATTGCCTGAGCTTCGTTAGCTTGTCTTCCTCACGTTATTTCATATTCTCAACTCACCTCGATCGCTTGTGAATCGTGTCTGTCCTCGCTGCCAGGTATGACTCCCTAGCACTGTCTTCAAACCCAAGTCTGGTCAGCCAGCTGACGTTGCGCCGCGTCTTGGCATTGTTGTCGTGCGTCATTTCAAGCTCACGAACAATCATGCTAGCCAATTTTGCGCATCGCTCGCCGACTTTAAAGTTGATGAAATCCTGAGCGATGGCGTTGTTCTTGAGCCCTCGAGCAAttgccttgagcttctcgacgcGGACAACAGCCACCTCGAACCTCTGCATCGCAACATCGATATCGAGGTCGTCCATCTCACTCTCGACCCAGCGTAGGTTGTGCTGCTTGCCGTCCACCTCAATGAGCATGTCCTTGATATCGGACAGAGTCGCCAGGAGCTCAGTCTTTTGAAGGAGACCGGGATCTCGAGAGGCAAAATAGTTTATCGTCTCACGTgccttgttgttggcctcCATCTCAGATCGAAGACCCTTGCGAAGCTGCTCAACTGCTTTGCGCACGTTGAGGAGtagctgcttcttctcggggTCCTGAGGTTTCTCCGTCCGATAGATGAAAGATTCCTGTCCGACTCCTCGCACCATGATGGCATCAGCCAGCTTGTTGCGCCCTCCAGACTCTGCAGTACTCGTCATGTCCACCACCTCGACATCCAGGAGCGGCCAGCAGCGGTCcgccaccatcttcatcatcggcccTCGCGCGTCGGAATTCGACGCATCAGTCTTTCGCTTCTTACGCGATGCTATGAGCAGGTGATCGTTGAGCAGAAAGATCTGCATCGCCCGGCGTGACTTGTACGTGGCATTGTCCAGCTCGATCCAAGGTCCTGCGTTCTGGACAACATGACGTCCTGCCGCGTTAGGGAGGAACTTTTGCGATCCTTCCACGCCCTTGAATAGTGCTTGCATCTGTGTGTTCCAGAGAGCGCTTCTGTCTGCGACGGAGCTTCGTCTGTCCCTCTTGCTGAGCGTGAGGTCCCCAGACATGTTGGAGTCGTCGCCCTTTGCGGCGGCTGCCCTCATTGCCGTCGTATTCACCTTGAGCTCCGACATGAAGTTCTTTAGATTTCTCATCTcgctcttgagcttctccgcCTCCTTGCTAATCTTGATGAACTGTGTCCTGTTCTGCATGACGCTCTGCTGCAGGTCTGTTCCCACACGAACTTTGACCTTGCGGAGCGAGTCCTCGAACTCGCGGATCTGATCCTCGGTCGCATCGCTCAGGACGGCCGCGACGTATTGATCCGGAGTCAGGTCTGGGTCTCGCAGTGCCTTCATGTCCACGACGGGGGCAGCTCCGGCTCGTGAGGGGGGCGGTCGGGCAGCGGCATGGTCTCTGGGCTCGTAGTTACCCAAAGAGGGCGCTGGCGGCATCGGGGGAGCACCGGCATTGTAATTGTTGGCAGGTAGAGCATTGAACCGTGTCGAGTATCGTCGCTTTACAAGATCCGAGGTCTAGGCAGAATATTGTGAGCATGTTGGGCTATGAGGGTTTCAGGCAGAGCACACCTTTGTACCAGCCACTGGAGGTGGACgcggtcgaggtcgaggggCAGCCTCGTTAACTGGCGGCAGTTTGGCTGAGCCATCCTGAAGAATAGGACTCGAGATCTGTCTGGGGGCGCTGATGGTCGGgcgcttcttcctcttgccGCTGCGGAGCGAGTATA
This window encodes:
- a CDS encoding Exocyst complex component EXO84 encodes the protein MSEERSKIYSLRSGKRKKRPTISAPRQISSPILQDGSAKLPPVNEAAPRPRPRPPPVAGTKTSDLVKRRYSTRFNALPANNYNAGAPPMPPAPSLGNYEPRDHAAARPPPSRAGAAPVVDMKALRDPDLTPDQYVAAVLSDATEDQIREFEDSLRKVKVRVGTDLQQSVMQNRTQFIKISKEAEKLKSEMRNLKNFMSELKVNTTAMRAAAAKGDDSNMSGDLTLSKRDRRSSVADRSALWNTQMQALFKGVEGSQKFLPNAAGRHVVQNAGPWIELDNATYKSRRAMQIFLLNDHLLIASRKKRKTDASNSDARGPMMKMVADRCWPLLDVEVVDMTSTAESGGRNKLADAIMVRGVGQESFIYRTEKPQDPEKKQLLLNVRKAVEQLRKGLRSEMEANNKARETINYFASRDPGLLQKTELLATLSDIKDMLIEVDGKQHNLRWVESEMDDLDIDVAMQRFEVAVVRVEKLKAIARGLKNNAIAQDFINFKVGERCAKLASMIVRELEMTHDNNAKTRRNVSWLTRLGFEDSARESYLAARTDTIHKRSRQCIFQGDLHLYIWELSFVYFTIIHNTVQCFQSCFPPPMMSVCVKWSKEEVEAFNVILARQLSSTEPGGAVWTQCMDRAKEHAKKLSEVGLDFVNLVGRDLQSSGPVEEEAPIGLGLS